In Polaromonas sp. JS666, one genomic interval encodes:
- a CDS encoding ABC transporter ATP-binding protein: MPDMRMNVQMDVPLDVEGLNAFYGPAQALFGISLQVRQREFVVLQGLNGAGKSTLLKALMGLEVRTEGRISYQTETGRADIGQWPTHRRARAGLGYVPEDRRLFTGLTVRENLAVAAGRDVAAHEARVLDLFPVLKTMLKRPAAQMSGGEQQMLAIARTLMTGPRLLLLDEPCEGIAPVLVESIRDALLALRAGGMPMLVVEQNQLLAASADRLVRLVAGKVRGS, from the coding sequence ATGCCTGATATGCGCATGAACGTGCAAATGGACGTGCCCCTGGACGTGGAGGGGCTGAATGCCTTTTATGGCCCGGCCCAGGCGCTTTTCGGCATTTCCCTGCAGGTGCGGCAGCGGGAGTTCGTCGTGCTGCAGGGACTGAATGGCGCTGGAAAATCGACGCTGCTGAAAGCCCTGATGGGTCTGGAGGTGCGCACCGAGGGCCGCATCAGTTACCAGACGGAAACGGGCCGCGCCGACATCGGTCAATGGCCGACGCACCGGCGCGCACGTGCCGGGCTGGGCTATGTGCCCGAAGACCGGCGGCTTTTCACCGGCCTGACGGTTCGCGAGAACCTGGCCGTGGCGGCAGGCCGGGACGTTGCGGCGCACGAGGCCAGGGTGCTGGATTTGTTCCCGGTGCTCAAGACCATGCTGAAACGGCCCGCTGCCCAGATGAGCGGCGGCGAGCAGCAGATGCTGGCCATTGCCCGCACGCTGATGACCGGCCCGCGCCTGCTGCTGCTCGATGAGCCTTGCGAAGGCATTGCACCGGTGCTGGTCGAGTCCATCCGCGATGCCTTGCTGGCCCTCAGGGCGGGCGGCATGCCCATGCTGGTGGTGGAGCAAAACCAGCTGCTGGCAGCCAGTGCTGACCGGCTGGTCCGGCTGGTTGCGGGTAAAGTCAGGGGTTCGTGA
- a CDS encoding sodium:proton antiporter: MRVLRWCAALALLCCLPGLALAAEIDGTRLHWIWAIPFVGILLSIAVMPLALPAFWHHHFGKVSAAWALAFFLPFAAVFGPALAGSSFVHALLAEYVPFIVLLTALYTVSGGIFIRGNLHGSPGLNTAILAIGTVLASLMGTTGASMLMIRPLIRANDNRVHKAHVVVFFIFLVSNAGGSLTPLGDPPLFLGFLKGVDFFWTVSHIFPETLFLAGSLLGIFYLLDRWYYSKEGVLPVDPTPDTRRIGFDGARNFWLLAAVVALVLVSGFWKSAVVFNVLGTEVGLPGLLRDVGLVAVTLISLRLTPDSVHADNQFSWGPMQEVAKLFAGIFLTIIPVIAMLRAGINGPFSAIISAVTRPDGQPDPAMYFWATGVLSSFLDNAPTYLVFFNTAGGDPQALMTTLAPTLAAISAGAVFMGANSYIGNAPNLMVKAVAEDRGVRMPGFFGYMAWSGAVLIPLFVLITFIWF, encoded by the coding sequence ATGAGAGTTTTGCGCTGGTGTGCCGCCCTGGCCCTGCTGTGCTGTTTGCCCGGGCTGGCATTGGCCGCCGAGATCGACGGTACCAGGCTGCACTGGATATGGGCGATACCTTTCGTGGGAATTTTGCTGTCGATTGCCGTGATGCCGCTCGCGCTTCCGGCTTTTTGGCATCACCATTTCGGCAAGGTTTCAGCGGCCTGGGCACTGGCATTTTTTCTGCCGTTTGCCGCGGTCTTCGGGCCGGCTTTGGCGGGCAGCAGTTTTGTGCATGCGCTGCTGGCCGAATACGTTCCCTTTATCGTCTTGCTGACCGCGCTGTACACCGTGTCCGGCGGCATTTTCATTCGGGGCAACCTGCATGGAAGCCCGGGCCTCAACACCGCGATTCTGGCAATCGGCACCGTGCTGGCCAGCCTGATGGGAACCACCGGCGCGTCCATGTTGATGATTCGCCCGCTGATTCGGGCCAATGACAACCGCGTTCACAAGGCGCATGTGGTGGTGTTCTTCATTTTCCTGGTGTCCAACGCCGGCGGCTCGCTGACGCCGCTGGGAGACCCGCCCCTGTTTCTCGGTTTTCTGAAGGGTGTCGATTTCTTCTGGACCGTCAGCCACATCTTTCCGGAAACGCTGTTCCTGGCGGGCAGCCTGCTGGGCATTTTTTACCTGCTGGACCGCTGGTACTACAGCAAGGAGGGTGTGCTGCCGGTCGATCCCACCCCCGACACCCGGCGCATCGGCTTTGACGGCGCGCGGAATTTCTGGTTGCTGGCCGCCGTTGTGGCCCTGGTACTCGTTAGCGGTTTCTGGAAGTCCGCCGTGGTGTTCAATGTCCTGGGCACCGAGGTGGGCCTGCCGGGCCTGCTGCGCGACGTCGGCCTGGTGGCGGTGACCTTGATTTCCCTTCGCCTTACGCCGGACAGTGTCCATGCGGACAACCAGTTTTCATGGGGGCCGATGCAGGAAGTCGCCAAGCTGTTTGCCGGCATCTTTTTGACCATCATCCCGGTCATTGCCATGCTCAGGGCGGGCATCAACGGCCCGTTCAGCGCCATCATCTCGGCCGTGACCCGGCCCGATGGCCAGCCTGATCCGGCCATGTACTTCTGGGCAACCGGGGTGCTGAGTTCTTTCCTGGACAATGCGCCGACCTACCTGGTGTTCTTCAACACGGCGGGCGGCGACCCCCAAGCGCTGATGACGACGCTGGCTCCTACGCTGGCGGCCATTTCAGCGGGTGCGGTGTTCATGGGTGCCAACTCCTACATTGGCAATGCCCCCAACCTGATGGTCAAGGCCGTGGCAGAAGACCGCGGTGTGCGTATGCCCGGCTTTTTTGGCTATATGGCCTGGTCGGGTGCGGTCCTGATTCCCCTGTTTGTCCTCATCACCTTCATCTGGTTCTAG
- the pncB gene encoding nicotinate phosphoribosyltransferase gives MIITSLLDTDLYKFTMMQVVLHQFPGAEVEYRFKCRNAGAPGIGKLAPYVNEIREEIRGLCNLRFQDAELAYLKAMRFIKSDFVDFLGIFKLNEKYVSVTALPSGEIEVSIKGPWLHTILFEIPVLAIINEVYFRNTQKQPDLTEGRKRLDTKILELQADGLRELKIADYGTRRRFGKVWHEEVLRTLVTRLGTGMSGQLAGTSNVLFAMKLGLTPLGTMAHEYLQACQALGPRLRDSQVFGFESWAREYRGDLGIALSDVYGMSAFLRDFDMYFCKLFDGARHDSGDPFEWGERMLAHYVKNRVDPRTKTLIFSDALTVPRTIELYQQFRGRCQLAFGIGTNLTNDLGYEPLQIVIKMIRCNGQPVAKLSDTPSKNMCEDEKYLAYLRQVFEIG, from the coding sequence ATGATCATCACCAGCCTGCTTGATACCGACCTGTACAAGTTCACCATGATGCAGGTGGTGTTGCACCAGTTTCCAGGTGCCGAGGTGGAGTACCGGTTCAAGTGCCGCAACGCCGGGGCGCCCGGCATAGGCAAGCTGGCACCTTATGTGAACGAAATCCGCGAAGAGATCCGCGGGTTGTGCAATTTGCGCTTTCAGGATGCCGAGCTGGCCTACCTGAAGGCCATGCGCTTCATCAAGAGCGACTTCGTCGATTTTCTGGGTATCTTCAAGCTCAACGAGAAATACGTGAGCGTGACGGCCTTGCCATCGGGCGAGATCGAGGTGTCCATCAAGGGCCCCTGGCTGCACACCATCCTGTTTGAAATCCCGGTGCTGGCCATCATCAATGAGGTCTACTTTCGCAACACGCAAAAGCAGCCTGACCTGACCGAAGGCCGCAAACGCCTGGACACCAAGATACTGGAGCTGCAGGCCGATGGCCTGCGCGAACTCAAGATCGCCGACTACGGCACGCGCCGGCGTTTCGGCAAGGTCTGGCACGAGGAAGTGTTGCGCACGCTGGTGACCCGTCTGGGCACGGGCATGTCGGGCCAGCTCGCGGGGACCAGCAATGTGCTGTTTGCCATGAAGCTGGGCCTGACGCCGCTGGGCACCATGGCGCACGAATACCTGCAGGCCTGCCAGGCGCTCGGGCCGCGCCTGCGTGACAGCCAGGTCTTCGGTTTCGAATCGTGGGCCCGGGAGTACCGGGGTGACCTGGGGATTGCGCTGTCGGACGTATACGGCATGAGTGCCTTCCTGCGCGATTTCGACATGTACTTCTGCAAGCTGTTTGACGGGGCGCGCCATGACAGCGGCGACCCGTTCGAGTGGGGTGAGCGCATGCTCGCGCACTACGTTAAAAACCGCGTCGATCCCAGAACCAAGACGCTGATCTTCAGCGACGCGCTCACCGTGCCGCGCACCATTGAGCTGTACCAGCAGTTCAGGGGGCGTTGCCAGCTGGCTTTCGGCATAGGCACCAACCTGACCAACGACCTGGGTTACGAGCCGCTGCAGATCGTCATCAAGATGATTCGCTGCAATGGCCAGCCGGTGGCCAAGCTGTCGGACACGCCCTCCAAAAACATGTGCGAGGACGAAAAGTACCTGGCCTATCTGCGTCAGGTCTTCGAGATTGGCTGA
- a CDS encoding FKBP-type peptidyl-prolyl cis-trans isomerase, which yields MTTTSSGLQYEDTVLGTGAIAKAGQHVKVHYTGWLYNGGTQGAKFDSSKDRGQPFEFSLGAGQVIRGWDEGVQGMSVGGTRRLIIPAELGYGARGAGGVIPPNATLLFEVDLLAT from the coding sequence ATGACAACCACTTCATCAGGACTGCAATACGAAGACACCGTGCTGGGCACGGGTGCCATTGCCAAGGCAGGGCAGCATGTCAAGGTGCATTACACCGGCTGGCTGTACAACGGCGGTACGCAGGGCGCCAAATTCGACTCCAGCAAGGACCGCGGCCAGCCCTTCGAGTTCTCGCTCGGTGCGGGCCAGGTCATCCGTGGCTGGGACGAGGGCGTGCAGGGCATGTCGGTCGGGGGCACGCGCCGCCTGATCATTCCGGCCGAGCTGGGCTATGGCGCACGCGGCGCCGGCGGCGTGATCCCGCCCAATGCCACCTTGCTGTTTGAAGTCGACCTGCTGGCAACCTGA